The nucleotide window AGGATGTCGGACGTCACAATGCCCTGGATAAATCAATAGGAAAGCTTGTTCAGGATGGGAAACTTGATATGGGGTCTGTGCTGGTTCTTACTTCAAGAATCAGCTATGAGCTTGTTCAAAAAGCGGCACGGGCAAAAATCCCTGTTATATTTGCAGTTTCAGGACCGACTGCGCTTGCGGTGGAACTGGCTGAAAGTCTCGGCATGGCGCTTGTCTGCCAGACCAGAAATAAGGATTTGTTTGTTTTTTGCGGAGAGCATCGTCTTGCCATGGTGTAATACAAACAACCACAATATTTTTTTGTCACCAAAGGTGATTTTTAATACGATATCGAAACAGGAGTCAGAAAATGACACCCATCCAAATCATTGGCCATGCAGGTTGCGGAAAGACCACCTTGATCGTTGATCTGGTTAAAGAGCTGACCAAAAGGCAGATTTCGGTCGGTACCCTGAAACACAGTGCCCATGCGCACGAGCTGGACAAACCCGGGAAGGATTCCTATCGTCACAGAAAGGCCGGTGCCTGTCCTGCCGCAATGATGACAGAAGAGATGGCTGCCGTTTACCTGCCTAGAAATCATACCAATACGCCTGATCAATTGATCAAAACATATTTTAAGCAGACTGATATTATCTTGATTGAAGGTTGGATCAGCGGTCCGTATGACAAGATTGAACTCTGGAGGGAAGTTGTTAAGCGCATGCCGCTTTTCCCCGACCTGAAAAGAGTGAAAGCATTGGTGACCGATGATGCACTTCCATCCAGGGTTGTACAGGATGCCGGATCAAATGAAATTGACTGTCTGAAACGCTCTGATGTTGAAGGACTTGCCGATTTTGTTATGGGTCTTACAAATGGATAACGATTGAAGCTGGGGGTTTTCAAAAAACCCTACCCCATATTATTTTATTAATTGTCATAATATGACTCTTGCCAAGGAGGAATTATGAAACCAAAAAAAATTTCGACCAAACAATTTTCACGAAGAGAATTTTTCAGGAGGGCCGGAAAAAAAACCGGCGGCGTATTAGCTGGAATGGCTCTGTTTCAGGGAATTACAGGCAGTGCGTATGCCTATCGATCTGACGGCCAAGGCTGTGAACTTCCAAAGGTCAAGTATGAATTACAATTTGACCCAAAAAAATGTGCAGGATGTGGATATTGTGAAGTGGCCTGTGCCCAGTTTCATGAAGGTGACGCCGGTGCAACGCATAGAAACCGTTTCACTGCAAAACCGTTAATCAAAAGCATGGGCATTTCTCCCATTTCAGCCAATGCCCCTGGTTGGACACAGCCCATTGCCATGGCAACATTTGCCGATTTCAGCACCAATGAATTTTGCCGTCAGTGCGATTCTCCAGAATGCCTGGATGCCTGCCCTGAAAATGCCATATATGTTGATTCCAAAACAGGGGCACGGGTGGTGGATGAAGAAAAATGTGTTGGTTGCGGAGACTGTATTGAAGCTTGTCAGTTTGA belongs to Desulfobacula toluolica Tol2 and includes:
- the mobB gene encoding molybdopterin-guanine dinucleotide biosynthesis protein B; protein product: MTPIQIIGHAGCGKTTLIVDLVKELTKRQISVGTLKHSAHAHELDKPGKDSYRHRKAGACPAAMMTEEMAAVYLPRNHTNTPDQLIKTYFKQTDIILIEGWISGPYDKIELWREVVKRMPLFPDLKRVKALVTDDALPSRVVQDAGSNEIDCLKRSDVEGLADFVMGLTNG
- a CDS encoding 4Fe-4S dicluster domain-containing protein translates to MKPKKISTKQFSRREFFRRAGKKTGGVLAGMALFQGITGSAYAYRSDGQGCELPKVKYELQFDPKKCAGCGYCEVACAQFHEGDAGATHRNRFTAKPLIKSMGISPISANAPGWTQPIAMATFADFSTNEFCRQCDSPECLDACPENAIYVDSKTGARVVDEEKCVGCGDCIEACQFEMMHLNPETEKAYKCDLCDGDPQCVTWCPTKAITFHKL